Below is a genomic region from Gracilimonas sp..
CTAAATGAAATCTGCCTGAAAGCAGAATTTTCCTGAAAGCTTTGATAAAAATCTTCGAAGTATGAGCCTTCAAAATTCTTTTCAGCTATCGTACCATCTTCATGTAATTCATAGGCTCTCCAATAACCAAGGTAATAAGGAGAATAAGATCTAAAATTTTGGTTCTCACGGTCTTGAGACCTGAATTTAACACCTCCTTTCAACGTTCCAGAGATCTTACTATTGATGTTGTATTTCCTGCTCAAATCTGCATAAAGTGATAACTCTCCCTGATTGTTTTCTTGCTCGTAATAGAAACCTTCATCGATGGAGGCTGCCTGGAAATTGTTATATGCATAATCAATCAACTGCCCGGCATTGCTTTCAATCCGTGGAGTATTAGCCATCCCCCCCGGCTCTTTGAATGTTAGCTCATAATCAAAAGGGGTTCCTGAACTGGAAAAAGAATACGATGCACCCCAAGCTGTTTCAAAGCCAAGAAAATAATTTTCTCCGGTTATTGAATTCGTGAATAGATCTATTTCCTGTTCAGTGTTTCGATATGAATAGAAAACATCCCGTTCAGAACCAGGATAGTTCCTCGAGTGTGTGATATAATCTCTTTTTGTAAAGCTATAAGACGAGGATAATTTAATATTTCCTTCATCAGGAGTATTTACATCAAAAATAGCACCAACTCCTTCACGCGTTCGGATTTCGTCAGTAAAACGAAGATTTAGTCCACTAATAAAGTATAAGTCTTCATTTCCTGTATCCGTTGAATAGGAAACAGAACTACGCTCATTGCTCCTGATCTTACGCTCCAAATTCCCATTGACCTGAACTCCCAACACATTATTAAAAAAGCGCTCCCCATACTTTAAACTAAAATCATATTGTTGGGCCGAATTCATGATTTCATTGTAACTGCCTCTTGACATAAAACGGAACATTCTATCCTCAGGAGCTTTCCTGGTCACAAGATTGATGGATCCCGCAATAGCATCTCCATCTTTGTCGGGTGTTACAGATTTAAAAAGCTCAATTCCTGCCAGAGAGCTTTGTGAAATGGTACTTAAGTCAATTCCACGGGCCAAAGCATCAGTTGTTGGCAACCGCACGCCATCAACAGTTACTGTCAGGTATTTATCGCTTAATCCTCGAAGCATCACTTTATTCGCCTCGCCACCTGATCGCTGAACAGAAACCCCTGATAATCTTCCGATAGACTCAGCTGCATTTGCATCTGGTAGTTCCTGTATTTTTTCTTCAGAAACCACATTCATGATCACATCAGAAGCGCGTTGTTGATTTATTGCAGCTATTTGTCCCCTTGCTTGTGCTGTAATACTAATTTCTTCTCCCTCATATGCTGCAGCTACAAGGTTAACATCCAGAGTTATGGTGGTATCTTCAGTCATTGTGATATCAAAAACCTGGAACTGATACCCGATATAGGAGATACGAACCTGAATATTTCCAGCAGGAACATTTCTGATAATATAATCTCCGTCTAAACCGGAAGCGGTTCCAAGTGAAGTGCCAACAATAATTACGCTGGCACCCACCAAAGTTTCTCCATCAACCTGATCGGTTATAACCCCTTTTATGGTACTCTGCGCATGTAATTGAGCAAATTGAATTGATAAAGAAAAGCAAACTAGTAGAAGGTATTTCAGAACAGGCTGCATAGAAAACTCACATTAGCTATAAACACTTATATTTATATGTGTTATTTAGAATTATAAGTTAATACTTAATCGGTTACTCTAACTTAGATTCCATTTTACTTAACCGATAACTTATATTGGGTAAAATAACTTTATGAGTCAAGAGAAATTTTTAATCGCTTTATTTTTCAGAGAATGAGAGATTATATATCGCGAAAAATAAATGCAGATCATTTTCTCATTATTTTCTCCAAATATAGATAATATAGCCTGAACATGATTCAAGGCATATTTTCACCTTTTTTCACTTAACTCAGAAGTTAAATACTGATGCTTTTTTATAAAGCATTTTGTACCAAAAAAAGAGGCTTAATATTCTAAAGAAAAGAACTTTAAAAACCCGAAAAATTATAAATCAGAACAACATTTGTGCTTAAATAAAGAGAATATTCTTTTAATTATTTCTCTTCTACATGGGTATTTGTCATGAAGTTAGCCACATAAATTTGATGCTTAGAATCCAAAGAATGATGCCGCATTGTTATAGGAAATATCCTGTACCATACTTCCCACCAACTCAAGATCATCTGGGATCAGGCCATTCTCGACATCATCACCCAAGATATTGCACAGCACGCGTCGGTAGTATTCGTGGCGTGGGAATGAAAGAAAACTGCGTGAATCTGTAGTCATCCCGATCAATTGGCTCAGAACTCCCATGTTCGAAAGTGAAGTGATATGTGCCTCAATACCATCCTTCTGATCCAGAAACCACCATGGTGGTCCGTGCTGCAGTTTTCCTGAAACCGTTCCATCCTGGAAATTCCCAATCATTGTCGACATCAACTCATTGTCTCTTGGGTTGCTGTTATACAGAATAACTTTGGGTAGCTGATCTTCAGAATCCAACCTGTTTAGAAGATGAGCTAAAGGTTGGGCAAGATCAAAATCACCAATAGAATCAAAGCCAGTGTCGCGACCCAATTCTTTCATCATCCTTGAGTTATTATTACGAATCGCTCCAACGTGAAGCTGATATACCCACCCTTTTTCTGCATCCATAATGCCGCAATGATACAGGAAAGCAGATTTAAATTTCCGAGTCTCTTCGTTAGATGGAGATTTACCGGACAATACTTTTAGAAATATATTTTCTATTTCTTCATTCTTGAAATCATCCGAGTATGGCCGGTCAGTACCATGATCTGAAGCCCGGCACCCCATTTCGTCAAAGAAATCATGCCGCTGTTTCAGTGCCTTCAAAAAATCACTAAAGGATGAAATATTTACTCCAGAAACACCAGCCAACTTTTCAACCCAGCCTCTCCATTCATCACCATTTTCAATTTCCATGCCACGGTCTGGGCGGAAAGTGGGTACCATCTTAAAAGCATCTTCGTCTTCACTATTGAACTGGGTATGAAATTCCAGTTTATCAGTCGGGTCATCGGTTGTAGCTACAACTTTGACATTGTTCTGCTTCAATAAACCACGGGTTGAAAATTCAGGAGATTGCAACATCTCATTACATTTGTCCCAAATTTTTTCTGCAGAATCTCCATTCAATAACTGCTCAGTTATTCCGAATGGATTCTTCAACTCCATATGGGTCCAATGATAGAGTGGGTTTTTCAATGTTTTTGGAACCGTTTTAGCCCAGGCTAAAAACTTTTCTTTATCTGAAGCAGAGCCTGTGATAAACTTCTCGTCCACGCCACATGTACGCATGGCCCTCCATTTATAGTGATCTCCGTCTAACCAGATCTTAGTAATATTCTTGAAATTTTTATCCTCTGCGATCTCCTGGGGAGGCAAGTGGCAGTGATAATCGATAATAGGCTGGTCGGCAGAATAATTATGGTAAAGCTTCTTAGCTGCTTCCGATTGAAGCAAAAAATCCTGGTGTATAAATGGTTTTTTCATTGGTCAGTCTGTTCTTTAGCTGCTTAAACTTCTCGAAGTTGGATGTCAATTATGGTTTACTCCAGATCGCTCTTTAATGCTCAACAATCCAATTCGCCTAAATTGTTGTAGCGGTAAAACCGCCATCTACTGTAACCATAGATCCGGTCACAAAAGAGGATGCCTTCTGTGAGGCCAGCCAAACTACCGCACCCGATAATTCATCGGCTTCCCCAAACCGGTTCATAGGTGTATGGTTAAAAATTGAATTCGTGCGTTCCTCTGTAAGTATATCCCTATTCTGTTCTGCGGGGAAAAAACCTGGTTTAATCGCATTTACCCTAATATTGTGGGGAGCCCATTCACGGGCCAGAAAGCGGGTCATATTATTCATACCTGCTTTGGAGATACTGTATGTAAACACCTTGGAAAGTGGAATATCAGACGAAGCCGATGATATATTGATGATACTGCCACCTTCTCCCTGTTCTATCATAATTTCACCAATAATACGGCTTGCCAGAAATACCCCTTTCAAATTGATATCCAGGATTTTATTCCATTCTTCTTCTGTAATATCCATGACAGGGGTCGTTGAATTAATACCCGGAGCATTAACAAGAATATCTATTCGACCCCATTTATCTTTAACAGTTGAAATAGCCTTTTTTAAAGAATCTTCACTTCGGGCATCAGCCTGACAAATCATGGCATCCCCTCCGCCATCTTCAATTCGTTTGGCTTGCTCTTCGGCACCTTCTTTATTTCCACTGTAAAAAACAGCTGTTTTAGCACCTGCCTGTGATAAAGCGTATGACATTTCACCCCCGAGTACGCCACTTCCCCCAATAACAATGGCAACTTTTCCTTGCAATGAGAATAATTCTTCTAAATAGCTCATGTATATGATTCGTCGTTTAAAATAATTTACCGGTTAAGGCTGCCTAATGTACAAAAGAAGGCAAGTAATTGAAAAAATAATTGTGCTTCTAACACGCCTCTTAAAAGGTCTTATCATAGATTTCTTCGTCCGAAGGACGTCCATCTTTTCCAGGCTCACCATCTGTTGAGCCATAACCTGTTAAGTACGGAGGAACTCGTCCATCTAATCCTGACCGAGCTTCTTCTAGCATTAAAAGTGCCAGGGGATCAGGAATGTCAAACCTTACATATTTGTGTTTTTCTGAAGCAATGAAATATCCTTCGTGGAATTTATCCTTTAGAATATTATTTCCAATTTTTTCAGCCAAACATAAGTATTTTTCATTTTTTGTTGCCTTATGTATTTCCAGCACAGCTACCAACATCCCCGGATCACTTATTTGAGTCTGATAATTCAATTCTGGATCAGTTTTCAAATCTTCGCCAAGCTCTCCTAGCTTTTCAGCCTTAAACATAGATCGCATCACTTCCCATAGCTCAGGACTTCCCTCACTCAGATTAACTGCTTTTGCTAATGCAAGCATCATTTCTCCTGTAGGTTTTACTGGTTTAAATGGAGTCCCTTTTTTGCCGTAATAACCTGTTCTTGGCATAACCTGCCCTGTCAGATCAACCCCATTCGTCCACATAGGTTTAAAGTGATTTTGCTCAGGCGAATATGCATACTTTACATAGGCCTTAAGTCCGCTTAGCGTCCAATTTAAAAGTTTCTCACCAGCCTCAGAACCCTTCAGTTGCTCTGCAAGATGAAGCATCATTACCGGACTCTTTCCATATAGCGTATGCATTCGACTTCCCCATAGTACATTCCCTTCAAGTGCAATATCGCCATACTTGTCTGCAAATTGATTTTTTGCCCGATCTCCATATCGGGAGAAGGTTAGCTCTTCTTCAAGCGGTCCGGTTTTAGGTGGAATTTCGGTTCGTTTGGGTTGGCTGTATTGATAGACACCAAGACCGGTATCAGGATGTCTTGCTCTTACATACTGATGATAAAGCCTGACTCCCCAGGTTTTAGCTTCCTCATCTTTTCCCAAAGCATATAATGCCATTGCAGCTTGAATCATGTCTGTTCCGGCATTGATAAACGTAAGCCCTTCACCTTCAAAGAATGGCTGCGGTTGTTCGAACTCATGTTTCCACAGTTTATTCAATTGTAAATCATATTCACCATGTCGGTTTAAGTCCAAAACACTCCAGTCTAATATATGTGCATTCCACATGGCACGTAACATGTTTCTGGTACTAACAGAATCTACTTCCCACATAAATTCATAGAATGGATAGTTATTTTTCAGTTCATGAGGACGTCCTTTAAACTGATTCTCCATATTCTCTAAATCTACAAACTGGTGCCCTCCCCAGTACAATAATCCTGCTGAATCGGTTTGGAAATCGTACATATACCTAACTGCTTCTGCTGCGGCATCCCTGTACTTTTCATCTCCTGTGATTTCACTTAATCCAACCAAAACATGCATTAGGTTTTGCTGGCTGCCAAAGTTTGATATAATCCACGGCTGCTGACCATTTTCCCATCTTACGGGTTCACCTGTATTTATGTGAATGCCATCTACAAATAAAGGAGAATGAACTTTTCCATAAATATCCCTGCCGCTTTTAAGCACATTATCAGCAAAGGTATGAACGGCCTTCAGGTATTTAGAAGTGTCAGCAAGATTCCCATTTTGATTCTTACCTTTTTGTAAATCAAAATCTGCGGCTTTACCGGTGCACAATAAGCCCAAGCTAAGCAGTATTATCAGACCAACACCTTTTTTTAATCCTGCCACCATTATCTTCATGCTAGTTTGAATGAGCAACTGATTACGAATTTTCCCATCAAATAATTCTAAAATTATAAACCTGTACAAATTAGATTAGAATTCGCTTTTAACGCTCTAACAGTTGCAAAAGCGCATTTTAATATATATAATTTAACCGGTAACTTAAAATCGTAGCCAAATTCATATTCCTCGTTTAATCAGGCACAGAGAACTTAGAATTGAGGGTATGTTATCTTAACTATCACAAACTTTGATTCACACTGCCTATCAAAAAATTCAAATCGTACAGCCCATGTTGAATATGACCGCTCAAATAACTTCCAGAACATTTCATTCTTTTTTAAGGGAAACGATATTTAAAGCGCTATTCCTCTGTTCATTTTTCTTATTTCCTGTGACACTACTCGCCCAAATTGGAGAGAAACCTGACGAAATAGCCCCCGCTAATGCACCATTTGAAATGGCTGAGCTACAGCGCCCGGATATACCAAAACAGACTTTTGATATCAGGGATTATGGTGCCAAAACGCTGGGTGAATCTCCTGAGTTTAAGAATACAGATGCAATACATCGCGCAATTGAAGCTGCTGAAAATGCCGGTGGTGGTAAAATTTTGATTCCAAAAGGAAAATGGCTGACCGGGCCTATCCATTTAAAAAGTAATATGAACCTGCATCTTGCAGAAGGTGCTGAAGTATTATTCAGTGAAGATAAGAAGGATTATTTACCGGTAGTTCGTCAGCGTCATGAAGGAGTCGAGGCCTACAACTACTCTCCCATGATTTATGCTTACAAAGTTAAGAATGTAGCAATTACAGGAAAGGGAGTGTTAAATGCCCAGGGCGATCACTGGTGGGAATGGTTTGAAGAGCATGGAGCTCCTCCAAGAGCCGTTGCTACAAAAGTGCCATTGTCGCGGAGAGATTGGGGCAAAGGGGCCGGACACGAAGGCATGCGTCCAAGTTTTGTGGTTTTCTGGAAGTCGGAAAACATTTTAGTTGAAGATATCACACTCAATGATTCTCCAATGTGGAATATTCATCTTATTTACAGCAGCAAGATTATTGTTCGTGGTATCACCGTAAATAGCCTGAGAGCTCCAAACGGAGATGGTGTTGTCATAGACTCTTCCAACGACGTGTTAGTGGAATACAATCACTTTGAGACGGGAGACGATGCCGTTGTACTCAAATCTGGACTGAATGAAGAAGCCCTTGAAATTAACATCCCGACCCAAAATGTAGTGGTTCGTAATTTTGAAGCACGAAAAGTAAGAACAGGCAGTGGTGGTGTTGTTTTCGGAAGTGAGACTTCGGGTGGCATCAGGAATGTTTATGTTCATAATGCCTTATTTGATGGCAGTGACAGAGGCATTCGTTTTAAAACAGAGCGTGGGCGCGGTAACGTAGTTGAGAATATTTACATCCATGATGTAACCATGAAAAACATCACCTATCAGGCTATTAACTTCAATACCTTTTATACCGGGCCTGAAGCTACCGGACCCTCTCCGCTGGTTCGTAACATCAGCATAAAAGATGTTGAA
It encodes:
- a CDS encoding glycoside hydrolase family 28 protein — encoded protein: MTLLAQIGEKPDEIAPANAPFEMAELQRPDIPKQTFDIRDYGAKTLGESPEFKNTDAIHRAIEAAENAGGGKILIPKGKWLTGPIHLKSNMNLHLAEGAEVLFSEDKKDYLPVVRQRHEGVEAYNYSPMIYAYKVKNVAITGKGVLNAQGDHWWEWFEEHGAPPRAVATKVPLSRRDWGKGAGHEGMRPSFVVFWKSENILVEDITLNDSPMWNIHLIYSSKIIVRGITVNSLRAPNGDGVVIDSSNDVLVEYNHFETGDDAVVLKSGLNEEALEINIPTQNVVVRNFEARKVRTGSGGVVFGSETSGGIRNVYVHNALFDGSDRGIRFKTERGRGNVVENIYIHDVTMKNITYQAINFNTFYTGPEATGPSPLVRNISIKDVEIDGVPTAIELVGLPEKWLENIHLENINVINSEKGARITRVKNLTMKNVTINSKEQAMIVEDAYELFLNNVSLKDQASGNPLLFKGLHTGAIFTDDFPLNDITFENGLTKDIIKKAPQVQAW
- a CDS encoding TonB-dependent receptor — protein: MQPVLKYLLLVCFSLSIQFAQLHAQSTIKGVITDQVDGETLVGASVIIVGTSLGTASGLDGDYIIRNVPAGNIQVRISYIGYQFQVFDITMTEDTTITLDVNLVAAAYEGEEISITAQARGQIAAINQQRASDVIMNVVSEEKIQELPDANAAESIGRLSGVSVQRSGGEANKVMLRGLSDKYLTVTVDGVRLPTTDALARGIDLSTISQSSLAGIELFKSVTPDKDGDAIAGSINLVTRKAPEDRMFRFMSRGSYNEIMNSAQQYDFSLKYGERFFNNVLGVQVNGNLERKIRSNERSSVSYSTDTGNEDLYFISGLNLRFTDEIRTREGVGAIFDVNTPDEGNIKLSSSYSFTKRDYITHSRNYPGSERDVFYSYRNTEQEIDLFTNSITGENYFLGFETAWGASYSFSSSGTPFDYELTFKEPGGMANTPRIESNAGQLIDYAYNNFQAASIDEGFYYEQENNQGELSLYADLSRKYNINSKISGTLKGGVKFRSQDRENQNFRSYSPYYLGYWRAYELHEDGTIAEKNFEGSYFEDFYQSFQENSAFRQISFSSFLNPNPRSKVILGDFNMNPLVSRDRFRQWYNLNINGVNQNGTGFEYYDDPSARANTYDIKETVSAAYLMNTFNFGQRVTAIAGARIEQENHEYQNTYSPRQIGGFPIPEGTTRDTSSTYSETILLPHLHVNVKTTDFMNVRLAAYRALARPDYNMRLLSFFAWREASTGGDRIFVIGNPILKTAKAWNFEVSTAFHGNKVGLFTISAFYKQIDDMYHMLNGISTRGDVLIEELGLEYSSPHSAGYRLFVPYNSPDPSYVQGIEIDHQINFSWLPGLLKNMVLNYNVSFVDSKTTLRGQRTDTTYVQDPILGPLPRYNVVPIMYSQEMEDQPELFGNISLGYDIGGFSGRVSVFHQAEYYRSFSPRRTNDPISGAYTKVDIALNYKFSNYLTVMANLNNVTSIREDDFRHNRRAGYTIPTSSEQYGMTFDLGVRIDL
- a CDS encoding pectate lyase; protein product: MKIMVAGLKKGVGLIILLSLGLLCTGKAADFDLQKGKNQNGNLADTSKYLKAVHTFADNVLKSGRDIYGKVHSPLFVDGIHINTGEPVRWENGQQPWIISNFGSQQNLMHVLVGLSEITGDEKYRDAAAEAVRYMYDFQTDSAGLLYWGGHQFVDLENMENQFKGRPHELKNNYPFYEFMWEVDSVSTRNMLRAMWNAHILDWSVLDLNRHGEYDLQLNKLWKHEFEQPQPFFEGEGLTFINAGTDMIQAAMALYALGKDEEAKTWGVRLYHQYVRARHPDTGLGVYQYSQPKRTEIPPKTGPLEEELTFSRYGDRAKNQFADKYGDIALEGNVLWGSRMHTLYGKSPVMMLHLAEQLKGSEAGEKLLNWTLSGLKAYVKYAYSPEQNHFKPMWTNGVDLTGQVMPRTGYYGKKGTPFKPVKPTGEMMLALAKAVNLSEGSPELWEVMRSMFKAEKLGELGEDLKTDPELNYQTQISDPGMLVAVLEIHKATKNEKYLCLAEKIGNNILKDKFHEGYFIASEKHKYVRFDIPDPLALLMLEEARSGLDGRVPPYLTGYGSTDGEPGKDGRPSDEEIYDKTF
- the uxaC gene encoding glucuronate isomerase, giving the protein MKKPFIHQDFLLQSEAAKKLYHNYSADQPIIDYHCHLPPQEIAEDKNFKNITKIWLDGDHYKWRAMRTCGVDEKFITGSASDKEKFLAWAKTVPKTLKNPLYHWTHMELKNPFGITEQLLNGDSAEKIWDKCNEMLQSPEFSTRGLLKQNNVKVVATTDDPTDKLEFHTQFNSEDEDAFKMVPTFRPDRGMEIENGDEWRGWVEKLAGVSGVNISSFSDFLKALKQRHDFFDEMGCRASDHGTDRPYSDDFKNEEIENIFLKVLSGKSPSNEETRKFKSAFLYHCGIMDAEKGWVYQLHVGAIRNNNSRMMKELGRDTGFDSIGDFDLAQPLAHLLNRLDSEDQLPKVILYNSNPRDNELMSTMIGNFQDGTVSGKLQHGPPWWFLDQKDGIEAHITSLSNMGVLSQLIGMTTDSRSFLSFPRHEYYRRVLCNILGDDVENGLIPDDLELVGSMVQDISYNNAASFFGF
- a CDS encoding SDR family oxidoreductase codes for the protein MSYLEELFSLQGKVAIVIGGSGVLGGEMSYALSQAGAKTAVFYSGNKEGAEEQAKRIEDGGGDAMICQADARSEDSLKKAISTVKDKWGRIDILVNAPGINSTTPVMDITEEEWNKILDINLKGVFLASRIIGEIMIEQGEGGSIINISSASSDIPLSKVFTYSISKAGMNNMTRFLAREWAPHNIRVNAIKPGFFPAEQNRDILTEERTNSIFNHTPMNRFGEADELSGAVVWLASQKASSFVTGSMVTVDGGFTATTI